A window of the Mucilaginibacter sp. cycad4 genome harbors these coding sequences:
- a CDS encoding SDR family NAD(P)-dependent oxidoreductase has translation MNFENKTFVVTGGGGGLGRELVLNLLSKGSTVIALDRNAAGLEETKKCAGQLSKFLFIHQVDITDREAVISLIHQVIAGHERIDGLFNNAGIIQPFIPLKDLDEGIIEKIFNVNFFGTLNLTKVLLPHLLTRPEAVIVNIASMGGFLPVPGQSIYCASKAAVKLMTEGLQAELKKSTVQASVVFPGAMKTDIMTNSGLATGKGEEKAKQAGKILSPKDAAAQILNGVAAGKPRIFIGTDSKLMDFLYRLSPALATNMLYKKLQSKLPQN, from the coding sequence ATGAATTTTGAAAATAAAACATTTGTAGTGACAGGCGGCGGTGGCGGTCTTGGAAGGGAACTGGTATTAAATTTACTTTCAAAAGGCAGTACAGTTATCGCATTAGACAGGAATGCTGCCGGGCTTGAAGAAACTAAAAAATGCGCAGGTCAGTTATCGAAATTTTTATTCATCCACCAGGTCGATATTACGGATAGGGAAGCCGTGATATCACTAATCCATCAGGTGATTGCCGGGCATGAGCGGATTGACGGTCTTTTTAACAATGCGGGAATTATCCAGCCATTTATTCCGCTAAAGGATTTGGATGAGGGCATAATAGAAAAAATCTTTAATGTCAATTTTTTTGGAACACTTAATCTGACTAAGGTCTTGTTGCCGCATCTGCTTACCCGGCCTGAGGCAGTTATAGTCAATATCGCAAGTATGGGTGGTTTCCTGCCGGTTCCAGGTCAATCTATCTACTGCGCATCCAAGGCGGCTGTCAAATTAATGACGGAAGGACTACAAGCTGAATTGAAAAAAAGTACAGTACAGGCTTCTGTTGTTTTTCCAGGCGCTATGAAAACGGACATCATGACTAATTCGGGTTTGGCAACCGGCAAAGGAGAAGAAAAGGCAAAACAAGCCGGGAAGATATTGTCGCCAAAGGATGCAGCAGCGCAAATATTAAATGGGGTAGCTGCCGGCAAACCAAGAATATTTATAGGCACTGATTCGAAATTGATGGACTTTTTGTATCGGCTGAGCCCAGCGTTGGCAACGAACATGCTTTACAAGAAATTACAAAGCAAGTTGCCGCAAAATTAA
- a CDS encoding family 20 glycosylhydrolase gives MKRLLIIILACVSLKSIAQGTGEKLNVMPYPMNLRQTEGKFRIAGKFTIAVKATAGDSLLYRVVNRAYQALNRETGLVFPQQYILPNDTISQYAVKVTVLNKAKMFIGADESYKLLIEPSHIKLDANNTIGALRGLQTMIQLCMRDREGYYFPCVSISDAPRFQWRGLMIDVARHFVSADGIKRNIDAMAAVKMNVLHWHLSDDEGFRVESKLFPMLQEKGSNGDFYTQTQLKEIVAYAADRGIIIIPEFDMPGHSQSWFAGYPELASQPGPYRPGPRPQWQNEHPDPNRPHTGGMADMVVNLEASTFDATNEKVYKFLDNFLGEMTTVFPSPYVHIGADENNGLAWKLNPAIVKWMVAHNMQSTEELQRYFVNRVHKILTKHHRETIGWEELFNENIPKDVIVQKWIPATMGGIIKSHGSPADFAAHGNKSLISEGFYLDTFMPAVYHYNNPEFENVDLTGVLGGEAAQWTELADNANIDARIWPRAGAIAERLWSPASVKDVDDMYRRLSTLNLQLDLQGLLQISNYERALRRLAGTEDIAQVKTLTDVLSPVRGYQKMIAGFSKGPAAAYQTTPFTSVSDILFVDSDTKRKFRESVKAFLKNHDKKAEGEIRNYLAAWQINDSQLQQLFLGNKRLADVKDQSKNLSLAAAIGLQALDRLAENTAADKDWAGKQFNALESYSRPRAETQIAVLPEITVLVSATLGTSSEVSFGGY, from the coding sequence GCTAAACCGTGAAACCGGATTGGTTTTCCCTCAGCAATATATTTTGCCAAATGACACAATCAGCCAGTATGCTGTTAAGGTTACAGTTTTAAATAAAGCAAAAATGTTTATCGGGGCCGATGAAAGTTATAAGTTACTCATCGAACCTTCTCATATCAAACTTGACGCTAATAATACGATTGGCGCATTGCGGGGACTTCAAACGATGATCCAATTGTGTATGAGGGACCGGGAAGGATACTATTTTCCATGTGTATCAATTAGTGATGCTCCTCGTTTTCAGTGGCGTGGGCTAATGATAGATGTCGCCAGGCATTTCGTTTCTGCTGATGGGATCAAAAGGAACATCGATGCTATGGCAGCAGTCAAAATGAATGTTTTGCACTGGCATCTTTCGGATGATGAAGGCTTTCGCGTAGAATCAAAATTGTTTCCAATGCTCCAGGAAAAAGGCTCGAATGGAGATTTCTATACACAGACACAGCTTAAGGAGATAGTTGCCTATGCTGCCGACCGTGGTATTATCATTATTCCGGAGTTCGATATGCCCGGACATTCTCAAAGCTGGTTCGCGGGATATCCGGAGTTGGCCAGTCAGCCCGGCCCTTACCGGCCTGGTCCACGGCCTCAATGGCAAAATGAACATCCCGATCCGAACCGGCCACACACAGGTGGAATGGCAGATATGGTGGTTAACCTGGAAGCGTCAACATTTGATGCGACCAATGAAAAGGTGTATAAATTTCTCGACAATTTTTTGGGTGAAATGACGACAGTTTTTCCATCACCTTATGTTCATATCGGAGCCGATGAAAATAATGGATTAGCCTGGAAGCTTAATCCGGCAATCGTAAAATGGATGGTAGCTCATAATATGCAAAGTACCGAAGAATTGCAGCGTTACTTCGTAAACCGCGTTCATAAAATCCTTACAAAGCATCATCGGGAAACTATAGGATGGGAGGAACTCTTCAATGAAAACATACCCAAAGATGTGATTGTGCAGAAATGGATACCTGCCACAATGGGTGGTATTATCAAATCGCACGGCAGCCCTGCGGACTTTGCCGCACATGGTAATAAATCTTTGATCTCTGAAGGCTTCTACCTCGATACCTTCATGCCTGCTGTCTATCATTATAACAATCCTGAATTTGAAAATGTGGATTTAACTGGCGTTCTCGGTGGAGAGGCGGCACAATGGACCGAATTAGCTGATAATGCAAATATTGATGCAAGGATTTGGCCGCGTGCGGGAGCAATAGCAGAACGCTTATGGTCGCCAGCTTCTGTTAAGGATGTTGATGATATGTACAGGCGCTTATCCACTTTAAATCTTCAGCTTGATCTGCAAGGCCTATTGCAAATAAGTAACTATGAACGTGCTCTTCGCCGCCTTGCCGGCACGGAAGATATCGCACAGGTAAAAACATTAACTGATGTGCTTAGCCCTGTTCGTGGATACCAGAAAATGATCGCCGGATTTTCAAAAGGACCCGCTGCAGCCTATCAAACCACGCCATTCACTTCTGTGTCGGATATCTTGTTTGTGGACTCCGATACCAAACGCAAATTTCGGGAATCAGTTAAAGCATTTCTCAAAAATCACGACAAAAAAGCAGAGGGAGAGATACGCAATTACCTTGCTGCCTGGCAAATCAATGACAGTCAATTACAACAGCTGTTCCTGGGAAATAAGCGATTGGCGGATGTAAAGGACCAGTCAAAAAATTTGTCTTTAGCTGCTGCTATTGGCCTTCAGGCATTAGACCGGCTTGCTGAGAATACCGCTGCTGATAAGGACTGGGCTGGAAAGCAATTTAACGCCCTCGAATCCTATAGCCGGCCGCGTGCCGAAACCCAGATTGCGGTTTTGCCGGAAATAACAGTTTTAGTAAGTGCAACATTAGGGACCAGCAGTGAGGTTTCATTCGGCGGGTATTAA